A single region of the Plutella xylostella chromosome 26, ilPluXylo3.1, whole genome shotgun sequence genome encodes:
- the LOC125490635 gene encoding craniofacial development protein 2-like, with the protein MTFAAWNVRTLIDRDTNICPERKTAIVARELRRYNVDVAAISETHLADEGELVEHGGEYTFYWKGTPASEPRRSGVGFAIKSAIVKKLVECPVFISDRIITLRLHLENNQYLNLISVYAPTMTNDDDIKERFYEELAATLSGIRPVEKILLLGDLNARVGRDYEAWPRVLGRHGIGNMNSNGQMLLSLCAQFGLAITNTYFRLPIKHKVTWMHPRSKHWHLIDYAIVRQADISQVLVTRVMRGAECWTDHKLVVTKVKLRLRPPVRSNRVNSARLDVNKLASMETRNSYCHALNNATSTIDTDGDLQMTWDLQ; encoded by the exons ATGACATTTGCTGCATGGAACGTACGCACACTGATTGATCGCGATACCAACATTTGCCCTGAAAGAAAAACCGCTATAGTGGCACGTGAACTTCGTCGCTATAATGTGGATGTAGCCGCAATCAGCGAGACCCACCTGGCCGACGAAGGAGAACTAGTGGAGCACGGTGGCGAGTATACTTTTTACTGGAAGGGGACTCCTGCATCCGAGCCAAGACGCTCAGGAGTCGGGTTTGCGATCAAAAGCGCTATTGTGAAGAAACTGGTTGAATGTCCAGTGTTTATTTCCGACCGCATTATCACTTTGCGCTTACACTTGGAAAATAATCAGTACCTCAACTTGATAAGCGTTTATGCCCCAACGATGACCAACGATGACGACATTAAGGAGCGTTTCTATGAAGAGCTTGCAGCCACCCTCTCTGGTATTCGACCGGTAGAGAAGATCCTTCTGCTTGGTGACCTGAATGCTAGAGTTGGCCGTGATTATGAAGCTTGGCCGCGTGTTTTGGGTCGGCACGGTATAGGTAACATGAACAGTAATGGCCAAATGTTACTCAGCCTCTGTGCGCAATTTGGCTTGGCTATAACCAATACCTATTTTAGATTACCCATTAAGCACAAGGTCACATGGATGCACCCGAGGTCCAAACACTGGCACCTTATAGACTACGCCATAGTCCGGCAAGCGGATATTTCGCAAGTCCTCGTCACGCGGGTTATGCGAGGGGCCGAATGTTGGACGGATCACAAGCTTGTGGTGACTAAAGTAAAACTGCGACTTCGCCCGCCCGTCAGATCCAACAGAGTCAATTCAGCACGTCTTGACGTAAATAAACTGGCTAGTATGGAAACTCGAAACAGTTATTGTCATGCTTTGAATAACGCAACCTCAACAATTGACACAGATGGTGACTTACAAATGACATGGGActtaca gtga